The following is a genomic window from Chloroflexota bacterium.
CTCCAACCAACCGGATGGTTGCAGATTAGCAGCGCATTTGCCGAGTGTCAAGCAGGCTTGAAGCGAAGTACTGTGCCAAAGCGCGTTGCTTGGCGGCGCGACGGGATGGGAGTGCCGGCTCAATTGAGTGTGCAGGGCAACGATGGTTCAGACCGAGACTCTTACATGCATACAGACTGGTAGGGGAGACTCTCTATGCGCGGAAGAGATGGATTCCCGTTTTCACTGGAGTGACGGGCAAGTCAGATCGTTCTATCGATTCCTGGTCGGCACCTATAGAAAGTAACGTGGAGCGGACCTTCACGCCGAAGTGCGTTGACCGGTGACTGCCTGCGCGACCTGCGCGGAGGTAGCTAACGTCGCCCAGCGTGTGCCCACCAGCGGTGTAATCATGTCTTGATCAAGGGCCGAGGCGTGGAGAATGGCGTCACTGGGCCAGTAGTTGGTGAAGCCGTATTCTCGGCTCTGGATGAGGCTGTAAAACACACAGGCACCACCATACTGTCCGGTGAGGACCACATTCTTAATGCCCGCGTTGTTGAGCATGTAGTCAAGACCCGTGCCGGTGAAAGCAGAGCTTGTCAATTTCCTGACAACGATTTCATCTCTTTGAGGTGCGAGTTCGTCGGTTACGGACATGGCGTGGGAATCGAAGTAGTCGTAGTCGCGGCCGCGCTGGTAAGGCACGGCCTCGCGCGCTTCCGCAGTCCATTTGGCATTGACCACGTGGACCACGAGGCCGCCGGAGGCGCGAAAGGCATCCAGGATCGAGCGCAGGTTGGGGATCACAGTCTGCAATTCCGCCGTAAACCACTGCTCGCTCTCTTTGCTGCCGCTTCCCAGCCAGGTCGGATCGCAGAAGCGCCGCATCATGTCCACGATGATGAGCGCGGTCTGCTCGGGTGGAAGCACGGCGTCGTCGGCGAGGTGTTTGGTCTTGAATTGTGCGGTGTCGATGAGCATCGGACGTTTCCTTTCGAGCCTAGAGTTTGTGTTCTCGAACAGCGCGGGGGACAAGCCCCCGCGCTACGTCGGAGAGGAATCGGAAAACTGGATATTACATATACCAGCCGCCGTTCACGCTCAGCACCTCGCCGGTGATGTAGCGGGCCTCATCCGAAACAAGGAAGAGAATCGCGGCGGCGATGTCATCCGCTCGAGCCTAGAGTTTGTGTTCTCGAACAGAGCGGGGGACAAGCCCCCGCGCTACGTCGGAGCCAGACCCCATGATTTATTCTCACATATACCAGCCGCCATTGACGCTTAGCACCTCACCGGTGATGTAGCGAGCATCTTCGGAGGCCAGGAAGAGGATGGCGGCGGCCACGTCCTCCGCCCTGCCAAAGTGCCCAAGTGGGATCTGCTGGCGGACCTGCTCCCTAATCTCGTCGTCGATGGCGCGCGTCATATCGGTATCCATGAATCCAGGCGCTACGGCATTGACCCGCACGTGATACCGCGCCAATTCTCTGGCCAGTGACTTCGTAAAGCCAATGGCGCCGGCTTTGGCTGCCGCATAGTTGGTCTGGCCGATATTGCCCATGAGAGCGATAACTGATGCCACGTTCACGATGCTGCCTGTCTCGCGCTCGCGCATATGGATGGCTGCGGGCTTGGAGCAATTGAACATGCTGCCGAGATTTACGTCGAGCACCTCGTCCCAATGCTCGCGGCTTAAGTTGCGCAGAGTGGCGTCGCGCAGGATGCCGGCGTTGTTCACCAGTATGTCGAGGCAGCCAAACTCCTGAATGGTCTGCTCGACCATCGCAGTACTTGGTTGTTCTTGTGCCACGTCTGCGCCGACCACGAGGGCACGGCGTCCCATGTTCACCACTTCCGCTGCCACTGCCTCTGCATTTTGCCGGTGCACACCTTCCGCGTCGGGGTAGTGATTAATTGCTACGTCGGCGCCTTCGCGGGCGAGCATGAGAGCTGTGGTGCGCCCGATACCCTGGGAGGCGCCGGTGATGAGCGCGTGCTTTCCTTCTAGTCTCATGAAGCTAGTGCACCTCTCGTTCCACCAAGGCGGCGATGCCCATGCCGCCGCCAGCGCACAGCGCGGCAATGCCCCGCCGCACGTTGCGTCGCTCCATTTCGAAGATGAGCGTGCCCAAAATGCGGGCGCCGCTGGCGCCGACCGGGTGACCGACGGCAATGGCACCACCGTTTACGTTCACGCGTGAGCGGTCCCAATTGAGCTCGGCTTCGACTGAGAGCACTTGCGCGGCGAAGGCTTCGTTGATCTCGAGAAGGTCAATGTCGTCGAGGCTAAGACCGGTCTTTTCAAGGAGGAGACGGGTTGCTTTGGCCGGCCCGATACCCATGCGTACCGGCGCAACACCGGTGGTCGTGACCGCGCTGAGGGTGGCAAGCGGCTGCCGATTGTGCGCTTGCGCCCACTCTGCGGATGCCACCACGATGGCGGCAGCGCCGTCGTTAATGCCGGAGGCGTTGCCGGCGGTGATGGTCGTAACGTCTTTGAAAGCCGGACGGAGCGAGGCCAACGCGTCTCGGTCTGTATCCGGCCGGGGGTATTCATCATCGTCTATGACTCTTGGTGCACCGCGGCGCTGGGGCACTGAAACAGGAACAATCTCGGCAGAAAGGAAGCAGGCCCGCCGCGCGGCAGCGTAGCGTTGCTGGCTCTCCAGCGCATACTCGTCTTGCGCTTCCCGCGAAATGCCATATTCCTGCGCGAGAGTATCTGCGGTGGTCGCCATGTGGCAGTCGGCAAAGGCATCCCAGAGGCCGTCGCCAAGGAGTGTATCCACGACTTTGGCATGTCCCAGCTTGCTGCCCCACCGTGCATCGGGTAACACATAGGGGGCTCGGCTCATACTTTCCATGCCGCCGGCTAAGGCCACGTCGATTTCCCCCAGGCGAATGTACTGGGCGGCAAGCCCAACGGCTTGCAGTCCCGATGCGCAGACCTGGTTTATGGTCATGGCCGGCGACCCTTCAGGCACGCCGGCGCGAATGCCTACCTGTCGCGCCGGATTCATGCCGCTGCCGCCCTGGTAAACTTGACCGAAAATCGAAACCTGTACTTCATCGGGCGCGATCTCTGCCCGCGCCAATGCCGCCTGTGAGGCAACTACACCTAATTCAGGAGCCGCGAGTTCACTCAGCGCGCCGCCGAATTTCCCAATCGGCGTGCGGGCAGCGGCCAGGATTACCGGCTGTTGACTGTTCATATTCCCTTCTTTCCTCCGAGGGTTGGTGAAAGCGATGGGCTGGTTGGACTACTTTTGACGCTCTTTTGCATGTGTCGAGAGCATGGCCCGAAATTGGCTTCCTTCGCATTCCATCATCATTTCGACGATAGTCTTGCCATAGTGTGCGTCCCTGGGTAAATATCTAAAGACATCCCCTCACCCCAACCCTCTCCCCAGGGAGAGGGGGTTTCCTCGCCAACAGGTTTGGGTATTGCGGAGGACTTCCCAGGGAGAGTGAGTATGAATCTTGCCTCTGGTCGGAATCACGCATGGTCTCCCCGGGGAGTGAGAACATTAATCCTAAGTGTGTGCCCCATGTATGCGATATTCAAGACACCCTCTATGCAAAGGATCAGTTTTCAAGTAAGTAGAACTTGACTTACACCGTGCGAACTTGCGAAACGCCGCACAGGTGCACGCCCGACGCAGTACGACAAGCTGTCATTCTGAGGAGCGCAGCGACGAAGAATCTAGGGTGCGAGGACTTCGAGATTCCGCAAACTCTGTTCGTCGCTGCGCTCGGCATAACACAAAATGTAGCCTTACGATTCTATCAAGTCAGGGTCTGCTAGTTCTGAGTTGTTTGCTTGTTGCCTCTCTGGGATCCATGGTCTGCTTGCAAGGATTCCTGTTGAAAGGAGGCCATGTGCTTGCGGCGGTGCGCGCTTGCGCACTCTTCATCGTGCAATCTCAGCAAGAAGCGGTGGCACGTCGGCGATGGAATCTACAATCAGATCGGGCTTGACGGCGGAGCACGCCAGAGTCTCATCAGAATACTTTCCCGTGCGGACCAGCACACTCAGCGCGCCTAGCGCACGTGCTCCAACGATGTCAGTAGTCACGTCATCTCCCACAACCACGATTTCCTCGGGAGAGCATCTAACCTGCGCTGCTGCCATTCTGAAGAAGTCCGGCGATGGTTTCCCAAGGACTCTGGCAGTTTTGCCGGAGCCATACTCCAAGAGCTGCACAAAGGCTCCCGTATCCAGGTTGTTACCTTCAGTGTTCACGAAGTACCTACCCTTTTGTAGAGCTATGATCTCAGCGCCTTCCATGACATAGCGGAAGGCCGTGTTGAGGACTTCGTAACTTACGGAATCTCGAAAGTCTCCGACAACAACATAGTCTACGGCACCCTCATCGGCAAGAAAAGGTGCAAACTCGGCGGCCAATTCGTTTGAGACCAGACAATAGCTGCGTTTTCCAGGGTGCTGCATCAGGAAGCGCACTCCAGCGCTGGCGGCACTGAATACCGTCTCCTCCTCAATTGTCAAGCCCATTGCAGCTAACTCGCGATGGACGGTACT
Proteins encoded in this region:
- a CDS encoding beta-ketoacyl-ACP reductase, whose product is MRLEGKHALITGASQGIGRTTALMLAREGADVAINHYPDAEGVHRQNAEAVAAEVVNMGRRALVVGADVAQEQPSTAMVEQTIQEFGCLDILVNNAGILRDATLRNLSREHWDEVLDVNLGSMFNCSKPAAIHMRERETGSIVNVASVIALMGNIGQTNYAAAKAGAIGFTKSLARELARYHVRVNAVAPGFMDTDMTRAIDDEIREQVRQQIPLGHFGRAEDVAAAILFLASEDARYITGEVLSVNGGWYM
- a CDS encoding acetyl-CoA C-acetyltransferase, translated to MAFTNPRRKEGNMNSQQPVILAAARTPIGKFGGALSELAAPELGVVASQAALARAEIAPDEVQVSIFGQVYQGGSGMNPARQVGIRAGVPEGSPAMTINQVCASGLQAVGLAAQYIRLGEIDVALAGGMESMSRAPYVLPDARWGSKLGHAKVVDTLLGDGLWDAFADCHMATTADTLAQEYGISREAQDEYALESQQRYAAARRACFLSAEIVPVSVPQRRGAPRVIDDDEYPRPDTDRDALASLRPAFKDVTTITAGNASGINDGAAAIVVASAEWAQAHNRQPLATLSAVTTTGVAPVRMGIGPAKATRLLLEKTGLSLDDIDLLEINEAFAAQVLSVEAELNWDRSRVNVNGGAIAVGHPVGASGARILGTLIFEMERRNVRRGIAALCAGGGMGIAALVEREVH
- a CDS encoding cysteine hydrolase, encoding MLIDTAQFKTKHLADDAVLPPEQTALIIVDMMRRFCDPTWLGSGSKESEQWFTAELQTVIPNLRSILDAFRASGGLVVHVVNAKWTAEAREAVPYQRGRDYDYFDSHAMSVTDELAPQRDEIVVRKLTSSAFTGTGLDYMLNNAGIKNVVLTGQYGGACVFYSLIQSREYGFTNYWPSDAILHASALDQDMITPLVGTRWATLATSAQVAQAVTGQRTSA
- a CDS encoding TIGR01458 family HAD-type hydrolase, with the protein product MGLEADKALLQGKHIKALLLDLDGTLYFKGVQIPRADQALVALREMGIRVCFLTNTDSKTASTVHRELAAMGLTIEEETVFSAASAGVRFLMQHPGKRSYCLVSNELAAEFAPFLADEGAVDYVVVGDFRDSVSYEVLNTAFRYVMEGAEIIALQKGRYFVNTEGNNLDTGAFVQLLEYGSGKTARVLGKPSPDFFRMAAAQVRCSPEEIVVVGDDVTTDIVGARALGALSVLVRTGKYSDETLACSAVKPDLIVDSIADVPPLLAEIAR